In one window of Sulfolobales archaeon DNA:
- a CDS encoding zinc ribbon domain-containing protein yields the protein MFFCGDFLSFIFFQRVESCVLLPILYNVILYEVEFFYFRDASSTCLRCGGGLNDDSGRILQCARCGFVGDRDVILCINILLRYLRCEMPGIALNTPKGGAS from the coding sequence TTGTTTTTCTGTGGAGATTTTTTATCTTTCATCTTTTTTCAGCGGGTAGAGAGCTGTGTTCTTCTTCCTATACTTTATAATGTTATACTTTACGAAGTAGAATTCTTCTACTTTAGGGATGCATCATCAACATGCCTAAGATGTGGAGGTGGATTGAATGATGATAGCGGTAGAATACTACAATGCGCTAGATGTGGATTCGTAGGTGATAGAGATGTAATCTTGTGCATCAACATACTCTTAAGATATTTAAGATGTGAGATGCCTGGGATCGCTCTAAACACCCCTAAGGGTGGTGCAAGCTAA
- a CDS encoding fibrillarin-like rRNA/tRNA 2'-O-methyltransferase — MSEILSLEEHPTYKNVYVVELEGGEARLATRNLAPGRRVYGERLFSWGGVEYREWNAYRSKLAAALLKGIKELPIRAGHKILYLGAGSGTTPSHVSDIVGSSGVVYSVEFAPRVMRDLILVAESRSNLIPILADARQPLKYRFIVDLVDGIYADVAQPEQAKIASDNAEIFLKDQGYLLMAVKARSIDVTLEPTEVYRREIEVLKERGFEIIDVVHLEPFDKDHAMVYAIYRRK; from the coding sequence ATGTCTGAGATACTAAGCTTAGAAGAGCATCCTACGTATAAGAATGTCTACGTGGTAGAGCTTGAAGGAGGTGAGGCGAGGCTTGCTACGAGAAACCTAGCTCCAGGTAGGAGGGTTTATGGTGAGAGATTGTTTAGCTGGGGAGGTGTTGAGTATAGGGAGTGGAATGCTTATAGAAGTAAGCTTGCTGCAGCACTGCTGAAGGGTATTAAAGAGCTTCCTATAAGAGCAGGTCATAAGATCCTGTATCTGGGAGCAGGATCTGGAACTACTCCTAGCCATGTTTCCGACATAGTAGGATCCTCTGGTGTTGTTTACTCTGTAGAGTTTGCACCAAGAGTTATGAGAGATCTAATACTAGTTGCTGAGAGCAGAAGTAATCTAATTCCTATACTGGCTGATGCGAGACAGCCTTTGAAATACAGGTTTATAGTAGATCTAGTTGATGGTATATATGCTGATGTGGCGCAGCCAGAGCAAGCTAAGATCGCGAGTGATAACGCCGAGATCTTTCTAAAAGATCAAGGTTATCTTCTCATGGCTGTTAAGGCTAGGAGTATAGATGTGACTTTAGAACCTACGGAAGTTTATAGAAGGGAGATTGAGGTTCTTAAGGAGAGAGGATTTGAGATAATAGATGTTGTTCATTTAGAACCTTTCGACAAGGATCACGCCATGGTCTATGCGATATATAGAAGGAAATAA
- a CDS encoding 50S ribosomal protein L14e produces the protein MPAIDIGRICVKTRGREAGRKCVIVDIIDSNFVLVTGPKNLSGVKRRRININHIEPTDKKINIPKGASDEAVLEALKIAGLEDFMKERIKIKTSPLLFVKRIS, from the coding sequence ATGCCTGCAATAGATATTGGAAGGATCTGTGTTAAAACCAGAGGTAGGGAAGCTGGGAGGAAGTGTGTTATAGTAGATATAATAGACTCCAACTTTGTACTTGTGACAGGTCCTAAAAATCTCTCGGGTGTTAAGAGAAGGAGGATTAATATAAATCATATAGAGCCTACCGATAAGAAAATTAATATTCCTAAGGGAGCATCAGATGAGGCTGTTCTCGAAGCTTTAAAGATCGCTGGTTTAGAGGATTTCATGAAAGAGAGGATTAAGATAAAGACATCACCATTATTATTCGTAAAGAGAATATCTTAG